From the genome of Mixophyes fleayi isolate aMixFle1 chromosome 2, aMixFle1.hap1, whole genome shotgun sequence, one region includes:
- the LOC142141058 gene encoding keratin, type II cytoskeletal cochleal-like, which produces MSRNQSLGSRSVSGSRNFTASSVGGGGGGGGVRTSFSSVSVSKAGGGGGGGGGGSFGRTGGFGSRSLFSLGGTKRLSIPTGSRGGGLGSGGGGGGGGYGFGGGAGGGGLGAGFGGGASGGGFGGGIGGGGGFGGGIGGGGFGGSGGFGGGGFPDGGFGGPNFPVCPPGGIQQVTINQSLLAPLNLQIDPTIQKVRTEEREQIKTLNNKFASFIDKVRFLEQQNQVLKTKWSFLQEQGQKGGTKRNNIEPLFEAYISNLRRRLDQLVNDKTRLDGELRNMQDLVEDYKNKYEDEINKRTAAENEFVVLKKDVDAAYMNKVELEGRADALTDEIDFIRTLYQMEMNDLQGQLSDTSVILSMDNNRSLDLNGIIAEVKASYEEIAQRSRAEAEAAYAMKFQQLQETAGQQGSNLKSTKSEIADLNRMIQRLKAEIENLKKQCANLQSAITEAEERGELALKDAQKKLDELHAALKKAKEDLAKQLREYQELMNAKMALDVEIATYRTLLEGEECRMTGEITNKVNISVVSGSTSYNIGGGGGGFGAGGGGGGFGGGGGGYGAGGGGFGAGGGGFGAGGGGYGAGGGGYGAGGGEFGGGGGGYGAGGGGFGGGGGDFGAGGGSGGGYYGGGGGGGGDYGIGGGFSSPSRQGMKIISKTSSSSSVKKIH; this is translated from the exons ATGAGTAGGAACCAGTCATTGGGCAGTAGGTCTGTATCAGGGAGCAGGAACTTCACTGCTTCCTCAGTTGGAggtggaggtggtggtggtggtgtaagAACCAGCTTCAGTTCAGTTTCTGTGTCTAAAGCTGGAGGAGGTGGAGGTGGTGGAGGTGGTGGAAGCTTTGGACGCACTGGAGGGTTTGGCTCCAGAAGCCTTTTTTCCCTTGGAGGAACCAAGAGATTATCAATTCCTACTGGTTCCCGTGGGGGTGGGTTaggtagtggtggtggtggtggtggtggtggctatGGCTTTGGTGGTGGAGCAGGGGGTGGTGGACTAGGCGCAGGCTTTGGTGGAGGAGCATCAGGTGGAGGATTTGGTGGTGGAATAGGTGGTGGTGGAGGATTTGGTGGTGGGATTGGAGGTGGGGGATTTGGTGGATCTGGAGGATTTGGTGGAGGAGGCTTTCCTGATGGAGGTTTTGGTGGTCCCAATTTTCCTGTGTGCCCACCTGGTGGAATTCAACAAGTGACCATTAACCAGAGCCTATTAGCACCACTTAATCTACAAATTGATCCAACTATTCAAAAAGTGAGAACAGAAGAAAGGGAGCAAATCAAGACCCTCAACAACAAATTTGCATCTTTTATTGACAAG GTCAGATTTTTAGAGCAACAAAATCAGGTATTGAAGACAAAGTGGAGCTTTTTGCAGGAGCAAGGACAAAAAGGTGGAACAAAAAGAAACAACATTGAGCCTCTTTTTGAGGCTTACATCAGTAACCTTAGACGACGACTAGATCAATTAGTTAATGACAAAACTCGTCTGGATGGAGAACTGAGGAACATGCAAGACCTTGTGGAAGATTACAAAAACAA GTATGAGGATGAAATTAACAAGCGGACAGCAGCAGAGAATGAATTTGTAGTACTCAAAAAG GATGTGGATGCTGCATACATGAACAAAGTGGAGCTAGAGGGTAGAGCAGATGCCCTGACTGATGAGATCGACTTCATAAGAACATTGTATCAAATG GAAATGAATGATCTTCAAGGTCAGCTCTCTGACACTTCAGTCATTCTGTCCATGGACAACAACAGATCTCTGGATCTCAATGGAATTATTGCTGAGGTTAAGGCTTCATATGAGGAAATTGCACAAAGAAGCAGAGCTGAAGCTGAAGCAGCTTACGCTATGAAG TTCCAGCAACTACAAGAAACAGCTGGTCAACAAGGTAGTAATCTAAAGAGCACCAAGAGTGAGATTGCTGATCTGAACCGAATGATCCAAAGACTGAAGGCTGAAATCGAAAACTTGAAGAAACAG TGTGCTAATCTGCAGTCAGCTATCACAGAAGCCGAAGAACGTGGTGAACTTGCTCTAAAAGATGCCCAGAAGAAGCTTGATGAACTTCACGCTGCCCTGAAAAAGGCAAAGGAAGATCTGGCCAAGCAATTGCGTGAGTACCAGGAGTTGATGAACGCGAAGATGGCCCTGGATGTTGAGATTGCCACCTATAGAACTTTGCTGGAAGGAGAAGAATGCAG AATGacaggagaaatcacaaataaagtgaacatct CTGTGGTCAGTGGTTCCACTTCATACAAtattggaggaggaggtggtggattcggagcaggaggtggaggaggtggaTTTGGTGGTGGAGGAGGCGGATATGGTGCTGGAGGAGGTGGATTTGGCGCCGGAGGAGGTGGATTCGGAGCAGGCGGTGGTGGATATGGAGCAGGAGGTGGTGGATATGGAGCAGGTGGTGGAGAATTCGGAGGTGGAGGAGGCGGATatggagcaggaggaggtggatTTGGAGGAGGTGGAGGTGATTTTGGAGCTGgaggtggcagtggagggggatattatggagggggtggaggaggcgGAGGAGATTATGGTATTGGAGGTGGCTTTAGCTCTCCTAGCAGACAAGGCATGAAAATTATCTCCAaaacttcttcttcctcctcagtCAAAAAGATACATTAA